A window of Pirellula sp. SH-Sr6A contains these coding sequences:
- a CDS encoding HesA/MoeB/ThiF family protein — MNRSPAPLPELTELERSIYEWQMWIADFGEHGQRKLKNASVLISRAGGVGGLVAFQLAAAGFGRLVIAHAGNVRHSDLNRQLLMTDDAVGKPRIESIQRTLRALNPRMDLVAVNANIGPDNVEELIAQVDLVVDCAPLFPERFAMNEQCVAQKKPLVECAMYELEAQLTTIIPGESPCLRCLYPDPPANWTRQFPVFGAVAGSIACLAAVEAIKIVAGIGDPLVGRMLRCDLRSMEFRTLQIKRRSACACCGHLKSNNER; from the coding sequence GTGAATCGATCCCCAGCCCCCCTCCCTGAGTTGACTGAGCTGGAAAGATCCATCTATGAATGGCAAATGTGGATCGCCGATTTCGGTGAACATGGACAGCGCAAGCTTAAAAATGCTTCCGTGTTGATCTCGAGAGCCGGTGGTGTTGGGGGATTGGTTGCGTTTCAGCTCGCCGCGGCGGGATTTGGTAGGCTCGTGATCGCGCATGCTGGAAATGTTCGACATAGCGACTTGAATCGACAACTGCTAATGACCGATGACGCCGTTGGCAAACCTAGAATTGAGTCGATTCAAAGGACATTGCGTGCGTTGAATCCACGAATGGATTTGGTGGCCGTTAACGCCAATATCGGTCCCGACAACGTCGAGGAACTGATTGCACAAGTTGACTTGGTTGTAGATTGCGCTCCGCTATTCCCTGAGCGATTCGCCATGAATGAACAATGTGTCGCGCAAAAGAAGCCACTCGTCGAGTGCGCGATGTATGAATTAGAAGCACAACTGACCACAATCATTCCGGGAGAGTCTCCCTGTTTAAGGTGCCTATACCCAGATCCACCGGCAAACTGGACTCGACAGTTTCCTGTATTCGGGGCGGTAGCTGGATCCATCGCTTGTCTAGCCGCAGTCGAGGCAATCAAAATAGTTGCAGGAATTGGCGATCCACTGGTCGGTAGAATGCTACGGTGCGACCTGCGGTCGATGGAATTTCGCACGCTACAGATAAAACGCCGCTCAGCCTGTGCTTGCTGCGGTCACTTGAAATCAAACAATGAGCGATAA
- a CDS encoding PQQ-binding-like beta-propeller repeat protein: MTPKSLMREKAMIMPMHVAIRCVLIVAACINQLSAAENWPQWRFDSKRTAASANSLPEAFSILWERRHAPRVQVWDDPLNLDLMSYDKQFEPIVLNGTLFLAFNDDSKLVAYDIQTGRELWTFYAEGPIRFAPVGWNDRLFVVSDDGFLYAISADSGKVLWKFSPAPSTQKVLGNQRVISAWPARGGPTVHGNTVYFASSIWPFMGTFICALDAESGKTEWINDSTGSQYIKQPHSAPAFAGVAPQGFLVATSQYLVVPGGRSVPAVFDRSTGQQKYFEFNAGGKGTGGAFVAADDVHFFVHTRRKGTRAFDLEAGLKTAFTPNEPVITDMLIYSAESDADRALIRVYASNQPTNLARDILGEIVADGTHDLILVKDHLVAAGQNTVSIVKLDRDESGLATKGQVTRTISIRYPISRILVAERTLIVVDELGGVTAIGSSDSPSSDASLTDAAIVDDNAEPSDSSSLALGRDIERVSPASVPEKHRIYQLLGHCDPQGYAYWFGQCSTEQAAAISEVSPFEQWSIVLPPTANANELRSEIDKRMQLKRVPVFSSSPLDFRAPQFTGNLVVVSEEISTKAPADSLRGIYQTVRPYGGVMVLLAKGDPTALAATVSDLQLEQAEVKTAAFGVVVCRKGALPGSADWTHQNGDIANSIKSNDSRVKLPLGVLWFGASSNMDVLPRHGHGPPEQVVGGRLFIEGINSLSARDVYTGRILWKRSFQDLGTYDVYFDETYENTPLDPKYNQVHIPGANGRGTNYVVTEERIYLVIGDTCKMLNPETGEDMGEIRLPPNANGETSEWGFIGVYKDLLIGGVGFAKYRDRHGLEFESEKELKPSKLGFGSKSLDRAASLGLVGFNRFTGEVLWRFDSKHSFWHNGIVAGGDKIYCLDKNPKRVEDAMKRRGLEAPDTYRIVALDYRSGSPIWESKNNVFGTWLGYSSKHNMLLQAGAAASDRLADEVGQGMAVYDADTGKVVWEKQSLKYSGPCILHNDLIITNTNSYSDSAGAFNIRNGQQKMTKNPITGRPEPWRMTRAYGCNSIIASENLLTFRSGAAGYYDLASESGTGNFGGFRSGCTSNLVAANGVLNAPDYTRTCSCSYQNQTSLALVHIPDVELWSVDPIVNAKTDLRQLDSLGINFGAPGDRRDPDGTLWIEYPNESGEPLPLSVDFNDSANTYRHHSSRYEDSPVSWILSSGISGVTEMTLKFQLPQSKENKASTDSSAKSEEGIKTQSSDLTIDGLYDVELVFLAPKPAKADAEYSIEVSIDGHEPTQKILMPTHLENKTIYGRAFFEGVSFGDALKVRVKASEGTPTLCGMRLKRSRIKN, encoded by the coding sequence ATGACCCCAAAATCCCTTATGCGAGAGAAGGCAATGATCATGCCTATGCACGTTGCTATCCGGTGCGTTTTGATCGTCGCGGCCTGCATAAACCAACTTTCTGCTGCGGAGAATTGGCCACAGTGGCGCTTTGATTCCAAGCGTACTGCGGCATCGGCAAACTCCCTTCCCGAGGCGTTCTCGATTCTTTGGGAAAGGCGACACGCGCCGCGAGTGCAAGTCTGGGATGATCCATTGAACCTGGATTTGATGAGCTACGACAAGCAGTTTGAACCCATCGTGCTCAACGGCACGCTCTTCTTGGCTTTTAACGATGACAGCAAGCTGGTTGCCTACGATATCCAAACAGGCCGAGAATTATGGACTTTCTACGCGGAAGGTCCGATTCGATTCGCCCCGGTCGGATGGAATGATCGCCTTTTCGTGGTTAGCGATGATGGCTTTCTGTACGCGATCTCTGCCGATAGCGGAAAAGTTTTGTGGAAATTCAGTCCAGCGCCGAGCACCCAAAAGGTTCTTGGAAATCAACGGGTTATCTCTGCATGGCCAGCCCGCGGAGGCCCAACGGTACATGGCAATACCGTTTATTTTGCAAGCAGTATTTGGCCGTTCATGGGTACCTTTATTTGTGCCCTGGATGCGGAGTCGGGCAAAACCGAATGGATCAACGATAGCACCGGTTCGCAGTACATCAAACAACCTCACAGTGCACCCGCATTTGCAGGGGTGGCCCCGCAAGGCTTTTTGGTGGCGACAAGTCAGTATCTCGTCGTTCCCGGAGGTCGTAGCGTCCCTGCTGTTTTCGACCGTTCTACCGGGCAGCAGAAATATTTTGAATTCAATGCCGGAGGGAAAGGAACCGGTGGGGCATTCGTCGCTGCCGACGACGTGCACTTCTTTGTTCATACACGTCGGAAAGGAACAAGGGCCTTCGATCTCGAAGCGGGTTTGAAGACAGCCTTTACGCCTAACGAACCTGTGATCACGGATATGCTCATCTATTCTGCGGAGAGTGATGCTGATCGTGCACTCATTCGAGTTTACGCATCCAATCAACCGACCAATTTGGCCCGGGACATCCTCGGAGAGATTGTGGCGGACGGTACACACGATTTGATTCTCGTCAAAGACCACTTGGTCGCGGCAGGGCAGAATACGGTAAGCATTGTGAAGCTGGACCGCGATGAATCCGGTTTAGCGACCAAAGGACAGGTAACGAGAACGATCTCCATTCGATATCCCATTTCGAGGATCCTTGTTGCGGAAAGGACGCTTATTGTTGTCGACGAACTCGGCGGCGTAACGGCCATCGGTTCATCGGATAGCCCGAGCAGCGACGCATCTCTCACCGATGCAGCCATAGTCGACGATAACGCTGAACCAAGTGATTCTTCCTCTCTAGCGTTGGGACGAGACATCGAGCGAGTAAGCCCTGCGTCCGTTCCGGAGAAACATCGGATCTACCAATTGCTTGGTCATTGCGATCCTCAGGGATATGCCTACTGGTTTGGCCAATGCAGCACAGAACAGGCAGCAGCGATCAGCGAGGTTTCGCCATTTGAGCAATGGTCCATCGTCTTGCCCCCAACGGCGAATGCGAATGAGTTGCGTTCTGAAATCGACAAACGGATGCAACTCAAACGAGTCCCCGTTTTCTCCAGTAGCCCTCTCGATTTCCGAGCTCCTCAGTTCACAGGCAACTTGGTTGTCGTATCCGAGGAAATTTCGACCAAAGCCCCTGCCGATTCACTGCGAGGCATCTACCAAACCGTACGTCCGTACGGTGGAGTCATGGTGTTGCTAGCGAAGGGGGATCCCACTGCTTTGGCGGCAACTGTCAGCGATCTTCAGCTAGAGCAGGCGGAGGTAAAAACGGCGGCGTTTGGTGTCGTCGTTTGCCGAAAAGGAGCCTTGCCGGGTTCGGCCGATTGGACACACCAAAATGGTGATATCGCAAACAGCATCAAATCCAATGATAGCCGAGTAAAGCTACCACTTGGTGTTTTGTGGTTTGGCGCTAGCAGCAATATGGATGTCCTACCTCGCCATGGTCACGGACCCCCTGAACAAGTTGTAGGTGGACGTCTATTCATCGAAGGAATCAATAGCCTCAGCGCGCGTGATGTCTACACGGGTCGGATCCTTTGGAAACGCAGCTTCCAAGACCTGGGGACCTACGATGTCTACTTTGACGAAACGTACGAAAACACTCCGCTCGACCCAAAATACAACCAAGTTCATATACCGGGTGCCAATGGTCGTGGGACAAATTATGTGGTCACTGAGGAGCGTATCTATTTGGTAATTGGCGACACGTGCAAAATGCTGAATCCCGAAACGGGAGAAGATATGGGCGAAATCCGTCTACCTCCCAACGCCAACGGCGAGACATCAGAATGGGGATTCATCGGCGTCTATAAAGACTTATTAATCGGTGGAGTAGGTTTCGCCAAATACCGCGATCGCCATGGCTTGGAGTTTGAGTCTGAAAAGGAACTCAAACCATCCAAGTTAGGTTTTGGTTCAAAGAGCTTGGATCGCGCGGCCAGTCTGGGACTTGTCGGCTTTAATCGGTTCACCGGTGAAGTGCTTTGGCGTTTCGACTCGAAACATAGCTTTTGGCATAATGGAATCGTGGCCGGTGGGGACAAGATTTATTGTCTGGACAAGAACCCGAAGCGGGTTGAAGACGCTATGAAACGCCGTGGTTTGGAGGCACCCGATACTTATCGGATCGTAGCCTTGGACTATCGATCCGGCTCGCCGATCTGGGAGTCTAAGAACAATGTCTTCGGCACATGGCTTGGCTATTCTTCGAAGCACAACATGCTGCTGCAGGCGGGGGCCGCCGCAAGCGATCGACTCGCAGATGAGGTAGGACAGGGAATGGCTGTGTACGATGCCGATACGGGCAAAGTCGTATGGGAAAAGCAATCGCTGAAATACTCAGGGCCGTGCATACTGCATAATGATCTCATTATCACGAACACCAATTCTTATAGCGACTCCGCCGGTGCATTCAACATACGGAACGGGCAACAAAAGATGACAAAGAACCCGATTACGGGACGGCCAGAGCCCTGGAGGATGACACGCGCTTACGGCTGCAACAGTATCATTGCCAGTGAAAATCTGCTTACCTTCCGATCTGGAGCGGCTGGTTATTACGATCTCGCAAGCGAATCGGGCACAGGAAATTTTGGTGGCTTCCGTTCGGGCTGTACCTCGAATCTCGTTGCGGCCAACGGTGTCCTCAATGCGCCTGATTACACACGAACTTGCAGCTGTTCCTACCAAAATCAAACCTCGCTCGCCTTGGTTCATATCCCTGATGTTGAACTCTGGAGTGTGGATCCAATTGTGAACGCCAAAACGGATCTTCGGCAACTCGATTCTTTAGGCATCAACTTCGGTGCACCAGGAGATCGTCGCGACCCTGACGGTACTCTTTGGATCGAGTATCCAAATGAATCAGGCGAGCCTCTCCCATTAAGTGTTGACTTTAACGACTCAGCGAATACCTATCGCCATCATTCGTCGCGATACGAGGATTCCCCCGTCTCTTGGATTCTTTCCTCCGGAATCTCAGGCGTTACCGAGATGACCCTGAAGTTTCAGTTGCCGCAATCAAAAGAGAATAAAGCTTCGACGGACTCGTCCGCAAAATCCGAGGAAGGAATAAAAACCCAAAGCAGCGATTTGACCATCGACGGATTATACGATGTCGAACTTGTTTTTTTGGCCCCAAAGCCAGCGAAAGCTGACGCTGAGTATTCCATCGAGGTGAGCATTGACGGGCACGAGCCAACGCAAAAAATCTTGATGCCTACCCACCTCGAAAACAAAACAATATATGGTCGTGCTTTCTTTGAGGGGGTTAGTTTTGGAGATGCACTGAAGGTGCGAGTCAAAGCATCGGAGGGGACTCCAACACTCTGCGGCATGCGCTTAAAGCGGTCTCGCATCAAAAACTAA
- a CDS encoding sialate O-acetylesterase: protein MAIRIRPLVMVTTAMLLGLVSPSCFAQPLKVFILAGQSNMEGHAEIRTFDYIGKDPVTAPLLKEMRNPDGTPRVCDKVWMSYLTGPYDGSANGEGFGKLTAGFGARGDQPTKIGGKIGPEFTFGIFMEKELKQPILIIKTAWGGRSLHTEFRPPSAGPYKLPKKTQDAWDKHPQGAHGIPKLEDRKKWQEDKDAASGVFYRMMIEHVKKVLADPARVCPAYDPSKGYELAGFVWLQGFNDLVDGQTYPNGEYDEYSRLLTHFIRDVRKDLSAPKMPYVIGVLGVDGEKHVHFRKAMAAPAAIPELGGNVVAVDTAPFWDQAIEAAVPKRDEYNQIVGTAHTLNADGTLDSGRKWDTFWKPIGKPSPADRSWSFITVDANEAKDKLEEFTDRRFRDIALPEGMENWYVPEFDDRNWTVGKAPIGKGVWKHSGVTLDKYPSNWGREEFLLMRSKFEVDNLDYDSYRIAILARQGFHVYLNGHKIHTYIWWKDDPQYRSILLDEQQKQHLKKGINVLAVYANDQYSPNSPVRYGAIDAWIEGITKEEQAKLDLALEQVLSAQDKEILQGASNGGYHYFGSAKIFAQMGKAFAEANLELMRQH, encoded by the coding sequence ATGGCAATCAGAATCCGACCTCTAGTGATGGTCACCACAGCCATGCTTCTGGGCTTGGTCTCTCCAAGCTGCTTCGCCCAGCCGCTCAAGGTGTTTATCCTTGCAGGCCAATCGAATATGGAGGGACATGCTGAAATCCGAACCTTTGACTACATCGGCAAAGATCCTGTCACGGCACCGCTGCTCAAGGAGATGCGCAATCCGGATGGAACACCTCGAGTGTGCGACAAGGTCTGGATGTCTTATCTGACAGGTCCTTATGACGGTAGCGCGAATGGCGAAGGCTTTGGGAAATTGACCGCAGGCTTTGGTGCGCGCGGAGATCAACCCACCAAGATCGGTGGCAAGATTGGGCCAGAGTTCACCTTCGGCATCTTCATGGAGAAAGAGCTGAAGCAGCCTATCTTGATCATCAAGACTGCTTGGGGGGGTAGGTCGCTCCATACGGAATTTCGTCCCCCCAGCGCAGGGCCTTATAAGCTACCCAAGAAAACGCAAGATGCGTGGGATAAGCACCCGCAAGGAGCCCATGGCATCCCCAAACTGGAGGACCGAAAGAAATGGCAGGAAGACAAAGATGCCGCATCAGGTGTGTTTTACCGCATGATGATCGAGCATGTGAAAAAGGTACTGGCAGATCCAGCTCGTGTTTGTCCCGCCTATGATCCTAGCAAGGGCTACGAACTTGCAGGGTTCGTATGGCTTCAAGGATTTAACGACCTCGTTGACGGCCAGACCTATCCGAACGGAGAGTACGACGAATACTCGCGCCTCTTAACTCACTTCATTCGCGACGTGCGTAAAGACCTTTCTGCTCCGAAGATGCCATATGTCATCGGCGTGCTCGGAGTGGACGGTGAAAAGCACGTTCACTTCCGCAAAGCCATGGCCGCTCCCGCTGCCATACCCGAACTCGGGGGAAATGTGGTTGCGGTAGACACAGCCCCTTTCTGGGATCAAGCCATCGAAGCCGCGGTACCTAAGCGGGACGAATACAACCAAATCGTTGGCACGGCTCACACCTTGAACGCAGACGGAACGCTCGATTCGGGACGGAAGTGGGATACGTTTTGGAAACCGATTGGCAAGCCGTCGCCGGCGGATCGAAGCTGGAGTTTCATCACGGTAGATGCAAACGAAGCGAAGGATAAGCTGGAGGAGTTCACCGATAGGCGTTTCCGAGACATCGCACTCCCCGAAGGCATGGAGAATTGGTACGTGCCTGAGTTCGATGACCGCAATTGGACTGTAGGTAAGGCACCGATAGGCAAAGGCGTTTGGAAGCACAGTGGGGTCACGTTGGACAAGTATCCATCAAATTGGGGGCGAGAGGAATTCCTGCTGATGCGTTCCAAATTTGAAGTGGATAACCTTGACTACGACTCCTATCGCATCGCGATTCTAGCGAGACAAGGGTTTCATGTTTATTTGAATGGCCACAAAATTCACACTTACATATGGTGGAAGGATGATCCGCAATACAGATCGATCTTGCTCGACGAGCAGCAGAAGCAACATTTGAAGAAGGGGATAAATGTTTTGGCGGTTTACGCCAATGACCAATACTCGCCAAATTCGCCAGTACGTTACGGTGCGATTGATGCTTGGATTGAGGGTATCACCAAGGAGGAACAAGCGAAGCTCGACCTTGCTTTAGAGCAAGTTCTTTCCGCTCAAGACAAGGAGATTCTTCAAGGTGCTTCGAATGGCGGTTATCACTACTTTGGAAGTGCGAAGATCTTTGCACAAATGGGCAAAGCTTTTGCCGAAGCGAATCTAGAACTGATGAGGCAACATTGA
- a CDS encoding MoaD/ThiS family protein has translation MESKIAITWSIPAMLRRHTAGESSLRVELQEPDFKNAVQRLLERFPELAEHFDLNGNAPRANMPIFLNHEQITDFSSMAVVLRNGDELLMVPALAGG, from the coding sequence ATGGAATCGAAAATAGCAATCACCTGGAGCATCCCGGCAATGCTCCGACGTCACACCGCTGGAGAATCGTCTCTTCGCGTAGAGCTCCAAGAGCCTGACTTCAAAAATGCGGTGCAAAGGCTTTTAGAGCGGTTCCCCGAGCTTGCGGAGCACTTTGATCTCAACGGAAATGCTCCGCGTGCCAATATGCCAATTTTTCTTAACCATGAACAAATCACGGATTTTTCTTCAATGGCAGTTGTTCTAAGAAATGGCGATGAACTGTTAATGGTCCCAGCATTGGCGGGGGGGTAG
- a CDS encoding S9 family peptidase: MSLLLFRFLAIFGIATLLQLSSSGSFACGQERSSGQTPELSIDSIFQNKDFVGETFVGQWETDSNGFERIKKDVETGSASIVRIDLTAASVETVLVSCEMLTPAAAEKPLNLDSYQWSHDKTKLLIFANTQRVWRLNTRGDYWVLDMNSKSLMQIGGDADAASLMFAKFSPDAKSVAYVYKNDLYIQNLDDRSISRLTDTGSSTTINGTFDWAYEEEFSIRDGFRFSPDGKHIAFWEIDASGIELFPLVDNTSTLYPKIQYIPYPKVGTTNPAARIGVIRLASREISWVPIPGNKRDNYLPRMEWVDESRLVIQQLNRLQNQLVVYEADVNHAKVDAILKESDDAWIDVEDTLYWLPDRSQFAWLSERDGWRHIYLASIQDKSLQPVTSGDFDVTGILGVDGESKWIYFYASPSNATQIYLYRVKFDGSDLQRVTPETKTGTHRYVLSPDCKKALVTSSQFTSPPITEVVRLTDHATEFVAEPNSKLRSRLEGISLPKSKFFRVEIGDGVELDAWCILPPDHDPSKKYPLIVYVYGEPAGQTVVDKWGGDQMLWHSMLAQQGYVVMSFDNRGTPAPRGRQWRKSIYRQIGVLASADQAAAVKSVLKKFAYLDPERVGVWGWSGGGSMTLNALFRNPELYKAGVSIAPVPNQLYYDTIYQERYMGLPSDNSEGYRLGSPITYANQLKGELLLIHGTGDDNCHYQTTELLINELIKHNKSFSMFAYPNRTHAIREGENTTRHLYQMITNHFLRAIPPGPQP, encoded by the coding sequence ATGAGCCTATTGTTGTTTCGATTCCTTGCGATTTTCGGAATTGCGACCCTTCTTCAGCTGTCTTCATCAGGCTCATTCGCCTGTGGCCAAGAACGATCATCGGGACAAACGCCGGAACTCTCGATTGATTCCATCTTCCAGAACAAGGACTTCGTTGGAGAGACATTCGTAGGCCAATGGGAGACCGATAGCAATGGATTTGAGCGAATCAAAAAAGACGTCGAGACAGGAAGTGCGTCGATTGTTCGTATCGACCTCACTGCCGCTTCGGTGGAGACCGTTTTGGTATCGTGTGAGATGCTTACACCCGCAGCGGCAGAGAAACCATTGAACTTGGACTCATACCAATGGTCTCATGACAAAACCAAGCTACTTATTTTTGCAAACACCCAGCGGGTCTGGCGATTGAACACACGCGGTGACTATTGGGTTCTGGATATGAATTCCAAATCGCTAATGCAAATTGGCGGTGATGCCGATGCAGCATCCCTTATGTTTGCCAAGTTCTCCCCGGACGCTAAGAGTGTAGCTTATGTTTACAAGAACGATCTCTACATTCAGAACTTGGATGACCGTTCGATCTCACGTTTAACCGATACGGGAAGCTCTACGACGATCAACGGGACCTTTGACTGGGCTTACGAAGAGGAGTTCTCGATTCGAGATGGTTTCCGTTTTAGCCCCGACGGGAAACACATCGCTTTTTGGGAAATCGATGCATCGGGGATAGAGTTGTTTCCGCTTGTTGACAACACCTCAACACTCTATCCCAAGATTCAGTACATCCCTTATCCCAAAGTGGGCACGACCAACCCCGCAGCGCGAATTGGCGTGATTCGACTGGCCAGTCGCGAAATATCTTGGGTACCGATTCCCGGTAACAAACGGGACAACTATTTGCCTCGCATGGAATGGGTCGATGAGTCTCGACTGGTTATCCAGCAACTGAATCGACTCCAAAACCAGCTTGTCGTCTATGAGGCGGATGTAAACCATGCGAAGGTCGATGCAATCCTGAAGGAAAGCGACGACGCGTGGATCGATGTGGAAGATACACTCTATTGGCTGCCGGATCGGTCGCAGTTCGCTTGGTTGAGTGAACGAGATGGCTGGCGACATATCTACCTCGCGTCCATCCAAGACAAATCACTCCAACCAGTAACGTCAGGTGATTTTGACGTGACGGGAATCCTTGGGGTCGATGGCGAATCGAAGTGGATCTATTTCTACGCATCGCCTTCCAACGCCACCCAGATCTATCTCTATCGTGTGAAGTTCGACGGCAGCGATCTGCAACGCGTTACCCCGGAGACCAAGACCGGTACGCATCGTTATGTCCTTTCTCCCGATTGTAAAAAGGCACTTGTTACGTCCTCCCAGTTCACTTCGCCCCCGATAACAGAGGTGGTACGTCTTACCGATCATGCAACCGAGTTCGTTGCTGAACCAAATTCGAAACTCCGTTCGCGTTTGGAAGGGATTTCGCTGCCTAAAAGCAAGTTCTTTCGCGTCGAGATAGGCGATGGCGTCGAACTGGACGCTTGGTGCATTCTCCCGCCTGATCACGATCCATCGAAGAAGTATCCACTGATCGTTTATGTCTATGGAGAACCCGCTGGACAGACCGTCGTCGACAAGTGGGGGGGAGATCAAATGTTATGGCATAGCATGCTCGCACAACAAGGATACGTCGTGATGAGTTTTGACAACCGAGGCACCCCTGCTCCGAGAGGACGCCAATGGCGAAAAAGTATCTATCGCCAAATCGGTGTGCTCGCGTCGGCCGATCAAGCGGCGGCAGTGAAATCGGTTCTCAAGAAGTTTGCATACCTGGATCCCGAGCGGGTCGGTGTTTGGGGATGGAGCGGTGGCGGATCGATGACCCTCAACGCATTGTTTCGAAACCCGGAGCTATATAAAGCTGGCGTTTCGATCGCTCCTGTCCCCAATCAACTCTACTACGACACTATCTATCAAGAGCGATACATGGGGTTGCCGAGCGACAATTCCGAGGGATACCGATTGGGTTCGCCGATCACTTATGCGAACCAGCTCAAAGGGGAGCTTTTACTGATCCATGGCACCGGCGATGACAATTGCCATTACCAAACGACGGAGTTGTTAATCAACGAGCTGATCAAGCATAATAAATCGTTCTCCATGTTCGCTTATCCGAATCGTACTCACGCGATTCGCGAAGGAGAGAATACGACACGGCACCTTTATCAAATGATCACCAACCACTTTCTGCGCGCGATCCCTCCCGGACCTCAACCTTGA
- a CDS encoding SHD1 domain-containing protein → MHNRSLAKLVSLATLFLSYSVSLSQPPSDKPSAQTIPAPLSPTPESIAEPPSESTTADSTSPNSLSYDPKPGQIYSYEFEIAIHGADETTFYKGTTQYTVVEVNDQYIRLTYHGGLTESIKVHESRKSGAIPFGPRDLSRAHPTSVFERMDMLGKTQTTNQITLNRKGYVLVLDGSSRLPFLLGNVSLIPFETLPADDANDWSSNSGVSIAKSGEPSRLPFFPSWPLGTSNHESVQAASEVTRYQREKSNDSLTVIRKTYEMTMPDTGDRESFHMTGQGTWNFSNPQRFPHSSEMKYTLVIKDRNTTTTYPIELKFSLLTPERIAQLEVERKNAAERSAKMAAEHKAQVEKRKAEAEKPLTEQEKKDTLTALASDDHFKVHSTLILLMQRQPKEPDPDIALAARKLLNRDRGIGMLAERLLLQHDPKFRVNHEYSRSTPVPSTGLKVDSSTKLYIGQIIQVREHGRWVAAEIAELMDSGDVAIIYRGWGSNRRGTFRRADIQLAPPEVDQRLPAARDTLAVAPDATAPEQAPQVSSVTIVTTIKSRSWSDVSGTFRVEALYLGIQGDQVLLRRKDGKEVSVPLARLSADDQHYVATLIEEAQRLGNPFEPTSKP, encoded by the coding sequence ATGCACAATCGCTCATTGGCCAAACTAGTATCTCTGGCAACGCTCTTCCTTTCCTATTCCGTCTCTCTATCGCAGCCGCCAAGCGACAAGCCGAGCGCACAAACAATTCCCGCACCGTTGTCGCCCACTCCGGAGTCGATAGCAGAACCCCCTTCAGAATCCACCACGGCTGATTCTACTTCCCCTAACTCCTTGTCCTACGATCCCAAACCAGGGCAAATATACTCCTACGAATTTGAGATTGCCATTCACGGTGCCGATGAAACGACATTTTACAAAGGAACGACGCAGTACACGGTCGTTGAAGTCAATGATCAGTACATCCGCTTGACCTACCATGGTGGATTGACTGAGTCGATTAAGGTTCATGAATCAAGAAAAAGTGGAGCCATTCCGTTTGGGCCCCGCGATCTGTCCCGTGCACACCCGACGTCGGTTTTTGAACGTATGGATATGCTGGGTAAAACGCAAACCACGAACCAAATCACCTTGAATCGTAAAGGATATGTCCTGGTACTGGATGGAAGTTCACGTCTCCCTTTCCTACTTGGTAACGTCTCGTTGATTCCATTCGAAACGCTACCGGCTGATGATGCTAACGATTGGTCATCGAATTCAGGAGTTTCCATTGCGAAAAGCGGTGAACCATCACGCTTGCCCTTTTTTCCTTCGTGGCCCTTGGGGACATCCAATCACGAGAGTGTACAAGCGGCCTCTGAGGTAACTCGCTATCAACGTGAAAAATCGAATGACTCGCTAACTGTTATCCGCAAAACCTATGAAATGACGATGCCCGATACGGGCGACCGAGAATCGTTCCACATGACTGGCCAAGGGACTTGGAACTTCAGCAATCCGCAACGCTTCCCACATTCAAGCGAGATGAAATACACTCTGGTTATCAAGGATCGTAATACGACGACGACCTATCCTATTGAACTCAAATTCAGCTTGCTTACACCCGAGCGGATTGCACAATTGGAAGTGGAGCGCAAGAATGCCGCAGAAAGGTCGGCGAAGATGGCCGCGGAGCATAAAGCCCAAGTCGAGAAGCGAAAGGCAGAAGCGGAGAAACCGCTGACCGAACAGGAAAAGAAAGATACTCTCACAGCCTTGGCATCGGACGATCATTTCAAGGTGCATTCGACACTTATACTGCTCATGCAACGCCAACCCAAGGAACCTGACCCCGACATTGCCCTAGCGGCTCGTAAACTCCTGAATCGTGATCGAGGCATCGGCATGTTGGCGGAGCGGCTGCTGCTGCAACATGACCCGAAGTTCCGAGTCAACCATGAGTACTCGCGATCCACGCCCGTACCGTCGACGGGCTTGAAGGTGGATTCGTCTACGAAACTTTATATTGGCCAGATTATCCAAGTCCGTGAGCACGGTCGCTGGGTTGCCGCAGAAATTGCAGAGCTCATGGACAGTGGGGATGTGGCTATTATCTATCGCGGTTGGGGAAGCAATCGTCGCGGAACCTTTAGACGTGCTGATATTCAGCTAGCGCCGCCGGAGGTCGATCAGCGGCTCCCAGCTGCTAGGGATACACTCGCTGTAGCACCTGATGCCACGGCCCCGGAACAGGCTCCACAGGTCTCGAGTGTCACCATTGTAACAACCATCAAGAGCCGCAGTTGGTCCGATGTTTCGGGTACGTTTCGTGTGGAAGCTCTGTACCTTGGTATACAGGGTGATCAAGTGTTGCTTCGACGTAAAGATGGCAAGGAGGTTTCCGTCCCGTTGGCTCGACTGAGCGCCGACGATCAACATTATGTCGCCACGCTGATAGAGGAAGCTCAACGTCTAGGCAATCCGTTTGAGCCAACTTCGAAACCCTAA